Proteins from a single region of Gambusia affinis linkage group LG12, SWU_Gaff_1.0, whole genome shotgun sequence:
- the adcyap1b gene encoding adenylate cyclase activating polypeptide 1b isoform X1 codes for MASSSKATLILLIYGILMHYSVFCTPIGLSYPKIRLENDAFDEDGNSLSDMGFDSDQLAIRSPPSLNDDAYSLYYPPEKRPERHAEEELDRALREILGQLTARHYLHSLMTVRAGDDNSMEEESEPLSKRHSDGIFTDSYSRYRKQMAVQKYLAAVLGRRYRQRVRNKGRRLAYL; via the exons ATGGCCAGTTCGAGTAAAGCCACTTTAATCTTGCTCATCTACGGAATCTTAATGCACTACAGCGTCTTCTGTACACCTATAGGACTAAGTTACCCTAAGATCAG ACTTGAAAACGACGCGTTTGATGAGGATGGCAACTCTCTGTCCGACATGGGCTTTGACAGCGACCAGCTTGCTATAAGAAGCCCCCCATCTCTAAACGACGATGCGTACAGCCTGTATTACCCACCAGAAAAAAG ACCAGAAAGGCATGCTGAGGAAGAATTAGATAGAGCCTTGAGGGAGATCCTGGGTCAGTTAACAGCGAGACATTATCTGCATTCTCTGATGACTGTTCGTGCAGG TGACGACAACAGCATGGAGGAAGAGTCAGAGCCCCTGTCCAAAAGACATTCAGATGGGATCTTCACCGACAGCTACAGTCGCTATAGAAAGCAGATGGCCGTGCAGAAATACCTGGCAGCGGTTCTGGGTAGAAGGTACAGACAGAGAGTTAGGAACAAAGGACGCCGGCTCGCCTATTTGTAG
- the adcyap1b gene encoding adenylate cyclase activating polypeptide 1b isoform X2, whose protein sequence is MASSSKATLILLIYGILMHYSVFCTPIGLSYPKIRLENDAFDEDGNSLSDMGFDSDQLAIRSPPSLNDDAYSLYYPPEKSDDNSMEEESEPLSKRHSDGIFTDSYSRYRKQMAVQKYLAAVLGRRYRQRVRNKGRRLAYL, encoded by the exons ATGGCCAGTTCGAGTAAAGCCACTTTAATCTTGCTCATCTACGGAATCTTAATGCACTACAGCGTCTTCTGTACACCTATAGGACTAAGTTACCCTAAGATCAG ACTTGAAAACGACGCGTTTGATGAGGATGGCAACTCTCTGTCCGACATGGGCTTTGACAGCGACCAGCTTGCTATAAGAAGCCCCCCATCTCTAAACGACGATGCGTACAGCCTGTATTACCCACCAGAAAAAAG TGACGACAACAGCATGGAGGAAGAGTCAGAGCCCCTGTCCAAAAGACATTCAGATGGGATCTTCACCGACAGCTACAGTCGCTATAGAAAGCAGATGGCCGTGCAGAAATACCTGGCAGCGGTTCTGGGTAGAAGGTACAGACAGAGAGTTAGGAACAAAGGACGCCGGCTCGCCTATTTGTAG